Proteins from one Homalodisca vitripennis isolate AUS2020 chromosome 3, UT_GWSS_2.1, whole genome shotgun sequence genomic window:
- the LOC124357029 gene encoding uncharacterized protein LOC124357029 isoform X2 — protein MSQIGKKEKSLSTKSNVNKKKTNSVCSKESSSNFDSFFSLSLANKKENKDDSLLGSECHMKDISYQHNESDLFKFPSKSKATGKNDVVSETSFESKASESDNAFQEETKVDTSLELHLLGTKPNIFNDTTLTSSDHEESNKECIKSDSFEITIEKGNSELNNLDEEVPISRAKVCRNPPTVEDKKYVTNKDGSEVTNQCPICLKTVTKYLSHMKSCAAKNKLSTQQLLSALKLHKKQLAERKELGLGLPIQSYRAKVSPKRSRANDKKGPVDSSLQLALALSASLHSAEENELIQEAEALKEAGLSEEAEQKLSTLEKYGFATSLPPVARIAQGSSKSMVMAPTLLQKRTREDRERIVTEKVAIVLINEDENVSLDEFTTKELVIKSNQLRKVWDKDSQLWTKAHCGADEQRQAFYVQKLSEFVTPSKSEVGENLKRLSQLPGRLNTPERDCNFSPTTSLKSQRSDEVNLSELTTPPQISSSRETLLNLVEVPTTHKSWQNSTKTQKLSDDWLALVNNSKLSDITIQCSNNDLVPAHKLVFHVRCPSVLEAVVMVENREEFLDCNDSSKDSILAFLEFVYSGSTNRLSSLVAEDLHCVLNLADKFNCSDLMNHLRTFVENKLNKAEPKKDVKRDLFHTNKDSENSLNISSRLTPKRNSLLSNISSRNTSELNFASTSRIHNNDNASNSSNGRGSPDMFCESDLIECDVSSQESRDDLDILASLVGKSLTEVGTTPNNKMSESGSKTEVVLLLNSSPEVTLSKSLPVKRKAQSSCSEDEQLTPLKKVCSDLSQSALSENQDGIFDLTQSSNSSTEEHTVNGLDDKSDKDLALAENIENEDDCLNELTQKNPSPLNSSKDVDNCADFQNSRDSSRCYDYIDPVWDGFDDNYSHYNYEFNNSVKNSGKFSLENSPSADKTTFSPCSVQSDLKSISSPKNSSKYTYPNNKTPEKSCQTISCLSPRTSSTVKYISSESKSPKQYSQKTISPLSKASYDIKCVSSESKAPRQLLQSTLDKYSPQSSKNLLNDDSDVEIIENYHSPDLNSSNRNKTRKNLSSQFSLSQDNVTQTFHHTPKNQSSSSHDSPVNSPTSAFKQFSQNNKNKTPNLPVKRDSLAAMQRLLDDSLEISDSVFATADGLLASEVTASTKTKLGNMGPSTSTQFQCTEEDKGKKSLMTPSPGIVVSDDVTPLADYSAMKTPALKCSRKS, from the exons ATGTCACAGATTGGGAAGAAAGAAAAGAGTTTGTCAACGAAAAGTAAtgtgaacaaaaagaaaacaaatagtGTTTGTAGTAAAGAGTCTTCTAGTAATTTTGACAGCTTCTTCAGTTTAAG tttggcAAACAAGAAAGAGAATAAAGATGATTCTTTGCTGGGTTCAGAATGTCACATGAAAGATATATCTTATCAGCATAATGAATCAGATTTGTTCAAATTCCCTTCAAAATCAAAAGCAACAGGTAAAAATGATGTGGTTTCTGAAACAAGTTTTGAAAGCAAAGCTTCTGAATCAGACAATGCCTTTCAAGAAGAAACTAAAGTAGATACTTCATTGGAACTTCATCTCCTGGGCACCAAACCAAACATATTTAATGATACAACATTAACTTCTAGTGATCATGAAGAGTCAAATAAAGAATGTATAAAGTCTGATTCATttgaaattacaattgaaaaaggAAATTCAGAACTAAACAATCTGGATGAAGAAGTTCCTATATCAAGAGCAAAAGTGTGTCGAAATCCTCCCACTGTAGAAGATAAGAAATATGTAACAAACAAGGATGGAAGTGAAGTTACAAATCAGTGCCCAATATGCTTGAAAACTGTCACCAAATACTTGAGCCATATGAAATCATGTGCTGCCAAGAACAAACTCAGTACGCAACAGTTGCTTTCTGCGCTCAAACTTCATAAAAAACAACTTGCTGAAAGAAAGGAGCTGGGACTGGGTCTTCCTATACAGAGTTACAGAGCAAAGGTTTCTCCAAAGAGATCTAGAGCTAATGATAAAAAG GGACCAGTGGATTCGAGCTTACAGCTGGCACTGGCCTTGTCAGCATCGCTGCATTCGGCGGAGGAGAATGAGCTGATCCAGGAGGCTGAAGCTCTGAAGGAGGCGGGGCTCTCTGAGGAGGCTGAACAGAAGCTCAGTACCTTAGAGAAATATGGGTTTGCTACATCATTGCCTCCTGTAGCCAGAATTGCTCAAG GCAGTTCCAAATCCATGGTCATGGCTCCGACTCTGCTGCAGAAGAGAACCAGAGAAGACAGAGAGAGAATAGTTACAGAAAAAGTTGCAATAGTTTTGATAAACGAAGATGAAAATGTCTCTTTAGATGAGTTTACTACAAAGGAGCtagtaatcaaatcaaatcaacttAGAAAAGTTTGGGATAAA GATAGTCAATTATGGACCAAAGCACATTGTGGAGCAGATGAACAACGACAGGCTTTCTACGTTCAGAAGTTGTCCGAGTTTGTCACCCCTAGCAAGTCCGAGGTGGGGGAGAACTTAAAGAGGTTATCTCAACTTCCGGGGCGATTGAATACGCCG gAAAGAGACTGTAATTTTTCTCCAACCACTTCTCTCAAAAGTCAACGGTCT GATGAAGTCAACTTGTCTGAATTAACAACGCCACCTCAAATATCATCATCCAGAGAAACACTGTTGAATTTGGTTGAAGTTCCAACAACTCATAAAAGTTGGCAGAACTCAACAAAAACACAAAAGCTATCTGACGATTGGTTAGCACTTGTTAATAATTCTAAGTTGAGTGACATTACAATACAATGTAGTAACAATGATTTAGTGCCTGCCCATAAACTGGTCTTTCATGTTAGGTGTCCAAGTGTGTTGGAAGCTGTGGTCATGGTGGAAAACCGTGAGGAGTTCCTTGATTGTAATGATTCTTCTAAAGATTCAATTTTAGCTTTTCTTGAGTTTGTCTATTCTGGTAGCACCAATAGGCTGTCATCCTTGGTAGCTGAGGATCTGCATTGTGTTCTTAATCTTGCAGACAAGTTTAACTGTTCTGATCTTATGAACCATTTAAGGacttttgttgaaaataaacttaataaagctGAACCAAAGAAAGATGTTAAACGGGatctttttcatacaaataaaGATTCAGAAAATAGTCTTAATATAAGCAGTAGACTGACTCCTAAAAGAAACAGTCTTTTAAGTAATATATCAAGCAGAAATACTTCAGAATTGAATTTTGCCTCAACTAGTAGAATTCATAATAATGATAATGCCTCTAATTCTAGCAATGGAAGAGGATCTCCAGACATGTTTTGTGAGTCAGACTTAATAGAATGTGATGTTTCATCACAAGAAAGTAGGGATGATTTAGATATCTTAGCAAGTCTGGTTGGAAAATCATTAACAGAAGTGGGAACAACACCTAACAATAAAATGAGTGAAAGTGGAAGTAAAACAGAAGTCGTTTTATTGCTTAATTCTTCCCCTGAGGTAACATTGTCTAAATCGCTACCAGTCAAAAGAAAAGCTCAAAGTAGTTGCAGCGAAGATGAACAATTGACACCATTAAAAAAAGTGTGTTCAGATCTGTCGCAAAGCGCTCTATCAGAAAATCAGGATGGTATCTTTGATTTGACTCAGAGTAGCAACTCTTCAACTGAAGAACACACAGTTAATGGGCTAGATGATAAAAGTGATAAGGATCTAGCTTTGgctgaaaatattgaaaatgaagatgATTGTTTAAATGAGCTTACTCAAAAGAATCCATCGCCCTTAAATAGCTCTAAAGATGTTGATAACTGTGCTGACTTTCAAAACAGCAGAGATAGTAGTAGATGTTATGACTACATTGATCCCGTTTGGGATGGTTTTGATGACAATTACTCGCATtacaattatgaatttaataattcagtGAAAAACTCAGGAAAGTTTTCTCTTGAAAACTCACCCTCAGCTGATAAAACCACATTTTCTCCATGTAGTGTTCAGTctgatttaaaatcaatttcatcTCCAAAAAATTCTTCCAAATATACATATCCAAATAATAAAACTCCCGAAAAATCATGCCAAACTATATCATGTTTGTCACCCAGGACTTCCTCCACTGTGAAATATATTTCATCTGAGAGTAAGTCTCCCAAACAATATTCACAGAAGACTATAAGCCCATTATCTAAGGCTTCTTATGACATAAAATGTGTTTCTTCTGAAAGCAAGGCTCCCAGACAGTTGTTGCAAAGTACTTTAGATAAGTACAGCCCTCAGTCTAGTAAGAATTTGTTAAATGATGATTCTGATGTTGAAATCATTGAGAATTATCATTCGCCGGACTTAAATTCCAGCAATCGAAATAAGACAAGGAAAAATTTGAGTTCCCAGTTCAGTTTGTCTCAAGATAACGTTACCCAAACATTTCACCATACACCAAAGAACCAAAGTAGTAGTTCACATGACTCACCAGTAAATTCACCTACCAGTGCTTTCAAACAGTTTtcccaaaataacaaaaataaaacaccaaaCTTGCCAGTGAAAAGGGACTCTCTGGCTGCAATGCAGCGTCTGTTAGATGACTCTTTGGAGATAAGTGATAGTGTATTCGCAACAGCTGATGGTTTGCTAGCTTCTGAAGTAACTGCAAGTACAAAG